The DNA window TTCTGTGTGATAGTTTCGAAAATATTGAAGTAAATTCAGCTGATTTACGCGGTAGAACTCCAATTCATGTCGCTGCAAGCAGGGGCCATGTTGAAGTGATTAGGTTTTGTGTGAGTGCTGGAGGGAAAACTGGGGTTTTGGATCACGACGCGTCGAGCCCGCTTCATTTGGCAGCACAAAAAGGGCACTTAGAGACTACGGAGTATTTATTGGATTGTTCAGATTATTCTGTCAAGCATGCAGTgaacaaagaaggaaaaactGCTTTCTCTATCGCAGTTGATAATGGACATTCGCATTTGTATGATTTGTTGCATATGGGAGATGTTTTGCAAAGAGCAGCTAGAGTAGATGATGTGAATGGTATCAAGAGTTGCCTTGCAGAAGGGGCAGAGGTTAATAGAAGTGACCAGAATGGATGGACACCTTTGCATAGAGCTGCCTTTAAGGGAAGAATTGAGAGCGTTAAAGTGTTGCTTAATCACGGAGCTCAAGTTAATGCTGTTGACAATGCTGGGTACACACCACTTCATTGTGCAGTTGAAGCAGGGCATATGCAGGTTGCTCTGTTGTTAGTTGCTCATGGAGCTAGTGCAAAAGTGAAAAGTCTCAAGGGGATTGTGCCTCTGAATATGGATTGCTTTAAGAATCACCCTTCTCTAGTCAAGCCCTTGtgtcaagaagaaaagaaaagtgaaactGAGGTATCTGTTTGCTGATTTTCTCTTGCCTCTTTGTAATATGTACATACTCTTACCGAGTTTTGGCTGGGCATTGTGAGAGATAAGCCATGGCTGGAATGGGAGGGAGTGCTCTGCTTCACTCCTGTCCAAACCATTCTTCCGATTATGTGGAAAGTATATGTCCCTCAGGCCTCAATTCTCCAATTACAAATGTATCAGCAGATCATGAAACGAATTGAGCTTCAGCTTTCGTAGTGATGTTTCCTTTACTTTTTCCATGGATTGATGCGGCCTCCGTGAAGAGTGTTcccatttttttgtgtttgtcgATCTGCCTCAAAAGTCCAAGGTAATTTCAGTCAATTGCGGGCATTGAAAAACTTGACTAGGATAGATGTATTTGTTTGGTCGGATCTCGGTTCGCTGGGAGTAACTCCCGGAGTTCCGACCAGAAGTCTATAGTAGTTTTGGTAGGCAGATTTGAAGATAAATAGGTATGTATTTTTCACTggtttctaaataaaattaaagtgggTATATATCATTTGGATGATATCTTTCTACATAAACTTTTTGTAGGAGTTGGATGGAATTTATGATCgttaaaacatgttattaatacACAATTAAGTGCGCATGCAACTCAATggagaattttaaaattaatagattAATTATGTGTTCAAAGTTCAATGAAATAAGTGAATATATGTGGATTGTAGGTTTGATTTTCAAGggcaaaaaaatagattagtaTTGGGATACTAATTATGTAGTTAAATGAGTGAATTGTGGAgggtttttgaaattgtttttaaaattgcaaTAAATGAGAAAAGCTTAAAGAGTAGCAATCAATATAACCATATTCAatggtataaaattaaaattggcgagaaaagtttattgattttagaATAGCAATAAATTGAAGTTTACTTGATGATAATTAAACCGTTGTGTCAATGACACAAACATGATtgtaataatcaaataaaaaatcatgctcAATAATATAAAGTTGCACAGTAAAAAAAAGTCTTGTATTATTCTTTCCCGGTTAGAAAGAACTTGTcctcatatttaaattattcttgCTTCTAGTTGATATCCAATCAAAACTCTCCGtcctattttctttctttcctccaAATATATAACAACTTTACATATCAACCTTAGTTCTTTTATCTTAAAACTTGAATAGGAAACAACAATTGGCAaaatatttctcttccattagcCTTTATAGTAATAAACGAGATGGCATGTCTGCGCGCTGCTGcgagcttataaaacaaatatacttgatagttttataattgtaaatcagcgctagataagtaataaaaactaaaggtatgatggagccaatatttcatgacagaaaaaaaaagttgtgttggtgatcaaaaacttagagactgaataaaatgatttgtagcaatccacaatattttgtgaggaaagatacagtacTTACGCCagatgatttagcttttctgttaataaaaaacaaaaaaaaattacaaagctatattctctaccaacttaatattaaaaaaaaaaccaactaaaataattttggaaggaaaaaaacctatgagaaaaaaatattgtagcaattgacaatgttttgtgaagaaaactATAGTGCTTTCtccaataaaatcgacaaagacaattttagaaaaaatcataaaaaaaactatttagagaaatactgtagcaattcacattgttttgtgagaaaagctaCAACGTTTTCcctatatgatttagctttattgtaaatacaattcttaaccaactcaatattccaaaaaaaaatcgacaaagataattttgaaaaaaatcataaaaaactcaTATGGAAAAACACgacaacaattcacagtgttttaaaaaaaattacaaagctaaatttttaataagctcaatattaaaaaaataaaatcgacaaagataattttagaaaaaaatttaaaaaaaaaacaagagaaaaaaaccatgttggaaacactgtagcaattcatagtgttttgtgatgaaagctacagtacttccccacatgatttagccttatttgtaatgacttgtaattgtaattctcaatcagctcaatcttaaaaaaataaaattgacaaagataattttgaaaaaatcataagaaaaaaaaaaaccatgttgagaGACACTcaagtaatccacagtgttttgtgaggaaagctacaatgctttccccacatgattaagttttattacaaagttaaattctaaccagctcaatattaaaaaaataaaatcggcaaagataattttgggaaaaaatattataataaaagaaaacacaaaataaactagaaaaaaaccatgtggaaaaaaacACTAGGCAATTCACaataatttgcgaggaaagttacagtgtttttctcatatattgtaactgtaatttttaaccagctcaatattaaaaaataaaatcgaaaaagataatttcggagaaaatcataaaaaaaaaccatgcggagaaacactgtagcaatcaacaatgttttaaagaaaaaaaattacaaaactaaattctcaatcagctcaatattaaaaaaaaatcaacaaatataattttgaaaaataaaaaaaataaaatagaaaaaccatgtgggaaaacactgtagcaatccacagtattttaaaggaaaaaaattacaaaatgaaatttttaactagctcaatattaaaaaaaatcgacaaagataattttaggaaaaaaaaggggggggagttagaaaaaaaaggaaagtaattttagaaaaaaaaataaataaaaaaataaaagaaaaaaggggaaacttgaaaaaaaaaagtgaaaaaaaaagatgaaaaaaaataaaaaagtgaaaaaaaaaatgaatacactgtggattactaATCCACAATGCATTGGGTGTGGGTGAACAATAAATTCCCCACACCCTTTAGCTTATTACTTAATTGCAAATCTCAAACTCATTTGATACACTTATATTGTTCTATATTTCTATTACcttatttgtagtttttttatatatattttatgttttataataacttaACTTGTTTTGTGCTTAATAATGCTATGCAGACACAAAgtgtaaaaagaaattaattgaagCATTTTTAGCACAAATTTCAAGTAATGAACTAGAAAGAACGCATGAGATAAGTCTTTGGAgctaataaatacaaattttaattgcaTTAGGAATCCAACTTGAACAAGGAATCCTAAAGGAATTAAGATTTGTCGAAGCAAATATGTCAGATTGAACCTTCGTATAGTCTTTAAACCATATCTGAAGCTaaagatataattttgatgttattcaagttgaaatgaaaaatagacACCTCAAGTTTTTCgtatgtgtgtctatatatatatatatatatatatatatatataggcctAATAAATcatccagataaaaaaaaacgacatgtttgaaatcaaatCTGAAATTTATGAGCAAACTAGCACGAGTCAAACTCATCTTTTTATGTTGGGATGACGCCATGACATCTCATTAATGATCAGAAAACCTCTCTAAAAGATCAAAGTCAATACACAAGTCATTAGagtcaaattaatataaagaaaacttaaagttatttgattaggaattaattattaa is part of the Populus trichocarpa isolate Nisqually-1 chromosome 2, P.trichocarpa_v4.1, whole genome shotgun sequence genome and encodes:
- the LOC7458237 gene encoding protein VAPYRIN-LIKE, which gives rise to MDRLVKADVKEVEIAYKGSQNCSTTFRLTNLMHTMSVAISLSTTNPSAFSFAQPFSIIPPLSSSSYTIVLSQLSEQPPLSTPPDAISVKSSMLPTGKAHQDELRRLFSKPGPHIFRDATIPVYLVGPQVAEYIISNHTQITDVSGYFNRAICRCTGSQITGLLKSAVPSGNLNLVTSLIDRGGNVNCKDSEGRSLISLAVQAGQIDVVKVLTASGCVIDGSIDKVLHYAAAINRVDLMDVLCDSFENIEVNSADLRGRTPIHVAASRGHVEVIRFCVSAGGKTGVLDHDASSPLHLAAQKGHLETTEYLLDCSDYSVKHAVNKEGKTAFSIAVDNGHSHLYDLLHMGDVLQRAARVDDVNGIKSCLAEGAEVNRSDQNGWTPLHRAAFKGRIESVKVLLNHGAQVNAVDNAGYTPLHCAVEAGHMQVALLLVAHGASAKVKSLKGIVPLNMDCFKNHPSLVKPLCQEEKKSETEVSVC